One Micromonospora eburnea genomic region harbors:
- a CDS encoding DUF2690 domain-containing protein produces MASPILERLDENMRVLSKLRVWRVAAVTSRRRLARVAAGLAAAVVAGMMAVPSPASAATVGCGSACDNKDPQTYVAMVDQAGYCYMDAKTVSTASYVELRYSPWCRTAWGRQTGSYGYLSGVLVRSYRTDGSLRATYDSQTSDGAWSRMANDKGLLAQACFYQYDSELDFMNDKKHVLYCTGKY; encoded by the coding sequence ATGGCTTCGCCCATTCTGGAGCGATTGGACGAGAACATGCGAGTGTTGAGCAAGCTGCGGGTATGGCGGGTGGCAGCGGTCACCTCCCGGCGTCGGCTGGCCCGTGTCGCGGCCGGCCTGGCCGCCGCCGTGGTCGCCGGGATGATGGCCGTGCCCTCACCGGCGTCGGCCGCCACCGTGGGCTGTGGCAGTGCCTGCGACAACAAGGACCCGCAGACGTACGTCGCCATGGTCGACCAGGCCGGTTACTGCTACATGGACGCGAAGACGGTGTCGACCGCCAGCTACGTCGAGTTGCGGTACAGCCCCTGGTGCCGGACGGCCTGGGGCCGGCAGACCGGCAGCTACGGCTACCTCAGCGGTGTGCTGGTCCGCAGCTACCGCACCGACGGCAGCCTCCGGGCAACCTACGACAGCCAGACCTCGGACGGTGCTTGGTCGCGGATGGCCAACGACAAGGGTCTGCTGGCCCAGGCCTGCTTCTACCAGTACGACAGCGAACTCGACTTCATGAACGACAAGAAGCACGTCCTGTACTGCACGGGCAAATACTGA
- a CDS encoding cold-shock protein, producing the protein MAIGTVKWFNADKGFGFITPDGGGADVFAHFSAIQTSGYRSLDENQRVEFEVTQGQKGPQAENIRPL; encoded by the coding sequence ATGGCCATCGGCACTGTCAAGTGGTTCAACGCTGACAAGGGCTTCGGCTTCATCACCCCGGACGGCGGCGGCGCCGACGTCTTCGCCCACTTCTCCGCCATCCAGACCTCGGGCTACCGCTCGCTGGACGAGAACCAGCGGGTCGAGTTCGAGGTGACCCAGGGCCAGAAGGGCCCGCAGGCGGAGAACATCCGCCCGCTCTGA